The following proteins come from a genomic window of Salvia hispanica cultivar TCC Black 2014 chromosome 4, UniMelb_Shisp_WGS_1.0, whole genome shotgun sequence:
- the LOC125221766 gene encoding protein GIGANTEA-like isoform X3, whose translation MATSNEKWIDNVQFSSLFSPPPNDAQQHHAQVSSYVEMFISEQFHHDLEEAIRGRYPCNEKTLFDDVLAALVVHHPDQGSGVVVPIISCIIDGLLEYHSTNPPFPSFISLVRPDSNVDSEELVLAYGEILRILTHYNRPVYRRHTKGSSSSNEASSSSWSRPLSPWITDMLLQAPLGIRTHFFRWCGGVAGTYAPTQLKQASTGKHHVLMTSTPIWAVANGTAVILSVCDEEVARYQTATLTEAAVQAVLLPPETAPKDEHPIADLPALEPYARLFHRYYTSSSPSVTQRLLLRLLEAPPSWAPYALEAAVQLVELLRAADHQASDNKLPRNWMCLYFLHAIGIAMSMEGQIAADAAAALLFRILSQPSLLFPLQSQAGDAHHLTLPEPDKPRELPTAEEIASMLCANGLEVERRICMIWEAAYGLIPLTSSSTDLPIIVAATSLQRPILSWNLYIPLLKVLEHLPRGSPSQSSLMKIFVATVKAILSRTFPPESCKEQIQRTRNAYKTLVVCELRTIVHSLFLGSCASVELTSRLLFAVLTVCVSHEEELGGSRRRGAEEGEKLASKRGPIAAFDSYVVAAVCALSCELHTYTLISYQLDAGAKCRSIDHTRRILAVLEALMSSELSSIGTSWSYTSDDIVVTVMVAAHVYDLFRRSKACKKALSLMMRRKWDKEIRSRASSLFKLIDVQCKTVASIVDRAGSLEDWLVHGMAPPFQGKKRKMHAGCFHFGSSQPSSLLYENVAGSEALSVCEKAESNFSTVEGKMGFNCSRQALRSVLAEKQQLCFLVVSLLWHALIVSPEIHPRAESSSMQQGWRKVVDALCNVVSASPAKAAIAVVVQASSNLRLWTVEDDDHGKKARRINERVVKVIAELMNSHENIQSLMIMASSSELLLRATDGIMIDEGASTLAQLEVLEAAARAVHPMLRWGEPGLAVAEGVVDVLKSYNVQCRLDATARCISHPRARVRSLSNSVLHALVHVGSRCKHSATGIVGLKDAVDKCLELEARRRVEAGLPVNFVQAIAKELSCCTISS comes from the exons ATGGCAACTTCAAATGAGAAGTGGATTGACAATGTCCAGTTTTCTTCCTTGTTCTCCCCACCTCCAAATGATGCACAGCAACACCAT GCTCAAGTTAGTAGCTATGTGGAGATGTTCATCTCAGAACAATTCCATCATGATTTAGAGGAG GCGATTCGAGGCCGGTATCCATGTAATGAGAAAACACTGTTTGATGATGTTTTAG CAGCATTGGTTGTTCACCACCCAGACCAAGGCTCTGGTGTCGTTGTCCCCATCATATCGTGCATCATCGATGGCTTGCTCGAATACCACAGCACCAATCCTCCCTTCCCTTCTTTCATCTCCCTGGTTCGCCCTGACAGCAAT GTGGATTCCGAGGAGTTGGTCCTTGCATACGGGGAGATACTACGAATCTTGACTCATTACAACCGGCCAGTTTACAGGAGACACACCAAGGGATCATCTTCATCTAATGAAGCCAGTTCTAGTTCGTGGTCGAGGCCATTGTCACCTTGGATCACTGACATGTTGCTCCAAGCACCTCTTGGCATCCGGACTCATTTCTTCCGCTG GTGTGGAGGCGTGGCCGGGACATACGCACCTACACAGCTCAAACAGGCTTCAACTG GGAAGCATCATGTGCTCATGACATCCACTCCGATATGGGCAGTGGCTAACGGCACTGCAGTTATACTCAGTGTATGCGACGAAGAAGTTGCTCGTTACCAGACTGCTACGCTGACAGAAGCTGCTGTGCAAGCAGTCTTGCTTCCACCCGAAACAGCCCCTAAGGACGAGCATCCCATAGCCGACCTACCAGCTCTCGAGCCCTACGCACGCCTCTTTCATCG ATACTACACGAGTTCAAGCCCGAGCGTGACCCAGAGGCTACTTCTGAGGCTGCTTGAAGCTCCACCATCATGGGCTCCTTATGCGCTCGAAGCAGCTGTGCAACTAGTGGAACTCCTTAGAGCAGCAGACCACCAAGCCTCAGACAACAAG CTTCCGAGGAATTGGATGTGCCTGTATTTCCTTCATGCAATCGGAATTGCAATGTCCATGGAAGGTCAAATTGCTGCGGACGCTGCTGCTGCTTTACTGTTTCGGATACTTTCCCAACCTTCTTTACTCTTTCCTCTGCAAAGCCAAGCTGGTGATGCTCATCATCTAACATTACCAGAACCAGACAAG CCAAGAGAGTTACCTACAGCAGAAGAGATTGCATCGATGCTTTGTGCGAACGGCCTTGAGGTGGAGCGGAGAATATGCATGATATGGGAAGCTGCTTATGGTTTGATCCCTCTAACTTCCTCCTCCACGGATCTTCCCATAATCGTGGCTGCGACTTCTCTGCAGCGGCCTATACTATCATGGAACTTGTACATTCCCCTTCTCAAAGTACTCGAGCATCTACCTCGTGGAAGTCCCTCTCAGAGCTCTCTGATGAAGATATTCGTTGCTACTGTCAAAGCAATCCTGAGTAGAACATTCCCGCCCGAGTCATGTAAAGAGCAGATTCAGAGAACAAGAAATGCGTACAAGACTCTAGTCGTTTGTGAGCTTCGAACAATAGTCCATTCTCTGTTCTTGGGGTCGTGTGCTTCTGTGGAGCTCACTTCCCGCCTTCTCTTTGCTGTGCTGACTGTCTGCGTGAGTCATGAAGAAGAGCTCGGTGGCAGCAGGAGACGTGGAGCTGAGGAAGGCGAAAAATTGGCAAGTAAAAGGGGGCCTATAGCAGCATTTGATTCATATGTTGTTGCTGCTGTCTGCGCTCTCTCGTGTGAGCTACATACATACACTCTCATTTCGTACCAGTTAGACGCCGGTGCCAAATGTAGGTCCATTGATCACACGCGACGAATACTAGCAGTTTTGGAAGCACTCATGTCTTCGGAGCTCTCTAGTATTGGCACATCATGGAGCTATACCTCAGATGATATAGTGGTCACTGTGATGGTTGCAGCTCACGTTTACGATCTATTTAGACGTTCCAAGGCCTGCAAGAAGGCTCTTTCGCTCATGATGAGGCGCAAGTGGGACAAGGAGATTCGTTCCCGAGCATCTTCCCTCTTCAAACTGATTGATGTCCAATGTAAAACTGTTGCATCCATAGTCGACAGAGCAGGGTCCCTGGAGGACTGGCTAGTGCACGGGATGGCTCCCCCTTTTCAGGGGAAGAAACGCAAGATGCATGCTGGCTGTTTTCACTTTGGATCCAGCCAGCCATCTTCGTTGTTATACGAAAATGTAGCTGGTTCTGAGGCTTTGAGCGTATGCGAGAAGGCTGAATCCAATTTTTCGACAGTGGAGGGGAAGATGGGCTTTAACTGCAGCAGGCAGGCTCTTAGATCCGTCCTCGCGGAGAAACAACAATTGTGCTTCTTGGTGGTTTCTTTGCTCTGGCACGCGTTGATTGTATCACCTGAAATCCATCCGAGAGCTGAGAGTTCGTCTATGCAGCAAGGGTGGAGGAAG GTGGTGGATGCTCTATGCAACGTCGTCTCAGCATCGCCAGCAAAAGCTGCAATCGCTGTTGTTGTTCAGGCAAGCAGTAACTTAAGGCTTTGGACTGTTGAAGACGACGATCATGGAAAAAAGGCACGGAGAATCAACGAGAGAGTAGTGAAAGTGATTGCTGAACTGATGAACAGCCATGAGAATATACAGTCATTGATGATCATGGCTAGTTCGTCCGAGCTTCTCCTCCGAGCAACTGATGGGATCATGATCGATGAAGGAGCATCCACATTGGCTCAACTTGAGGTGCTGGAAGCAGCGGCTAGAGCAGTTCACCCGATGCTCAGATGGGGGGAGCCCGGATTGGCAGTGGCGGAGGGTGTTGTAGACGTATTGAAG AGTTATAATGTGCAGTGCCGCCTTGATGCAACTGCTCGTTGCATTTCTCATCCGAGGGCTCGTGTTCGATCCCTCAGCAACTCTGTGCTCCACGCACTGGTGCACGTTGGCTCAAGGTGCAAACACTCAGCTACAGGCATCGTTGGGTTGAAAGACGCCGTGGACAAGTGTTTGGAGTTGGAGGCTCGTAGGCGGGTCGAGGCAGGCTTGCCGGTGAACTTCGTCCAAGCCATTGCAAAGGAATTAAGCTGTTGCACCATATCCTCTTGA
- the LOC125221767 gene encoding butanoate--CoA ligase AAE1, protein MAKATMKCSANYVPLSPISFLERSAIVYRDTTCIVYGDINFTWKQTHERCRRLASALCRRGISRADVVASLAPNIPETYELHFAVPMAGAILSTLNIRHDSAMVAVLLAHSQAKIVFVDYQFLDIAKGALKVLSEKGSPLPSLVLIPDPHDSVSRPKFGTEITAYESLLAEGEAEFAVVRPDDECDPISLNYTSGTTSSPKGVVYSHRGAYLNSMAAILLNEMQSMPVYLWTVPMFHCNGWCLTWAVAAQGGTNVCIRNVTAKGIFDCIAKHRVTHMGGAPTVLNMIINALPSERRPLPGRVTVMTGAAPPPPRVLFEMEEQGFNITHAYGLTETYGPGTICTWQPEWDSLPLEARAKLKARQGVQHLGIEELDIKDPVTMQSVARDGKTIGEVMFRGNTVMNGYLNDAKATAEAFQGGWFHTGDLGVIHPDGYIELKDRSKDIIISGGENISTIEVESVIFSHPAVLEAAVVGRPDEHWGETPCAFLKLKEGHAATAQEIISYCRERLPHYMAPRTVVFEELPKTSTGKTQKFVLRAKAKAMGSLSKKSKM, encoded by the exons ATGGCCAAAGCTACAATGAAATGTTCAGCAAATTATGTTCCACTTTCTCCCATTAGTTTCCTGGAGAGATCAGCCATTGTTTACAGAGACACAACTTGTATTGTTTATGGAGATATCAACTTCACTTGGAAGCAGACCCACGAGAGATGTCGCCGCCTCGCCTCCGCCCTCTGCCGCCGCGGAATATCCCGCGCCGATGTT GTTGCTTCCTTGGCTCCAAACATTCCAGAAACTTATGAGCTACATTTTGCTGTTCCGATGGCTGGAGCAATCCTCTCCACACTCAACATACGCCATGATTCCGCCATGGTGGCCGTGTTGCTCGCACATTCACAAGCCAAGATCGTATTCGTCGACTACCAGTTTCTCGACATTGCCAAGGGCGCTCTCAAGGTCTTGTCCGAGAAGGGCTCCCCGTTGCCTTCTCTCGTCTTGATTCCCGACCCTCATGATTCAGTTTCCCGGCCTAAGTTTGGGACAGAAATCACAGCATACGAGTCTTTGCTAGCGGAGGGAGAGGCCGAGTTTGCAGTAGTAAGGCCGGATGATGAGTGTGACCCTATCTCCCTCAACTACACCTCTGGCACAACGTCGAGCCCCAAAGGCGTTGTGTATAGTCACAGAGGCGCGTATCTGAACTCCATGGCTGCGATTCTGCTTAACGAGATGCAGTCTATGCCCGTGTATCTATGGACCGTGCCTATGTTCCATTGCAACGGATGGTGCCTGACTTGGGCTGTGGCGGCCCAAGGTGGCACCAACGTATGCATAAGGAATGTCACCGCGAAGGGGATATTCGATTGCATAGCCAAACATCGTGTCACACATATGGGAGGCGCTCCGACTGTCTTGAACATGATCATCAACGCGCTTCCTAGTGAGAGGAGGCCTCTCCCGGGGAGGGTGACCGTGATGACAGGTGCTGCACCACCACCTCCTCGGGTGCTGTTTGAGATGGAGGAGCAGGGGTTTAACATCACCCACGCGTATGGTCTCACAGAGACGTATGGCCCGGGAACTATCTGCACTTGGCAGCCGGAGTGGGATTCCCTGCCTCTTGAGGCTCGGGCGAAACTCAAGGCGCGCCAGGGAGTTCAGCATCTCGGGATCGAAGAGCTCGATATCAAGGACCCTGTTACTATGCAGAGTGTGGCTCGGGATGGGAAGACGATAGGTGAAGTGATGTTTAGAGGTAACACGGTGATGAATGGTTATTTGAACGACGCGAAGGCGACTGCGGAAGCGTTTCAAGGGGGGTGGTTTCATACCGGGGACTTGGGGGTGATTCATCCGGATGGATACATCGAGCTGAAGGATCGGTCGAAGGATATAATCATCTCCGGAGGGGAGAATATAAGCACGATCGAGGTGGAGTCGGTGATCTTCAGCCATCCTGCCGTGCTTGAGGCTGCTGTCGTGGGGAGGCCGGATGAGCACTGGGGAGAGACGCCTTGCGCGTTTTTGAAGCTCAAGGAGGGTCATGCTGCTACCGCGCAGGAGATCATCAGCTACTGCCGCGAGAGGCTGCCTCATTACATGGCGCCACGGACAGTGGTGTTCGAGGAATTGCCAAAGACTTCGACCGGGAAGACGCAAAAGTTTGTGCTCAGGGCCAAGGCCAAAGCTATGGGCAGCCTCTCTAAAAAGAGCAAGATGTAG
- the LOC125221766 gene encoding protein GIGANTEA-like isoform X2, with the protein MLVCLLCSDKEVCLHMATSNEKWIDNVQFSSLFSPPPNDAQQHHAQVSSYVEMFISEQFHHDLEEAIRGRYPCNEKTLFDDVLAALVVHHPDQGSGVVVPIISCIIDGLLEYHSTNPPFPSFISLVRPDSNVDSEELVLAYGEILRILTHYNRPVYRRHTKGSSSSNEASSSSWSRPLSPWITDMLLQAPLGIRTHFFRWCGGVAGTYAPTQLKQASTGKHHVLMTSTPIWAVANGTAVILSVCDEEVARYQTATLTEAAVQAVLLPPETAPKDEHPIADLPALEPYARLFHRYYTSSSPSVTQRLLLRLLEAPPSWAPYALEAAVQLVELLRAADHQASDNKLPRNWMCLYFLHAIGIAMSMEGQIAADAAAALLFRILSQPSLLFPLQSQAGDAHHLTLPEPDKPRELPTAEEIASMLCANGLEVERRICMIWEAAYGLIPLTSSSTDLPIIVAATSLQRPILSWNLYIPLLKVLEHLPRGSPSQSSLMKIFVATVKAILSRTFPPESCKEQIQRTRNAYKTLVVCELRTIVHSLFLGSCASVELTSRLLFAVLTVCVSHEEELGGSRRRGAEEGEKLASKRGPIAAFDSYVVAAVCALSCELHTYTLISYQLDAGAKCRSIDHTRRILAVLEALMSSELSSIGTSWSYTSDDIVVTVMVAAHVYDLFRRSKACKKALSLMMRRKWDKEIRSRASSLFKLIDVQCKTVASIVDRAGSLEDWLVHGMAPPFQGKKRKMHAGCFHFGSSQPSSLLYENVAGSEALSVCEKAESNFSTVEGKMGFNCSRQALRSVLAEKQQLCFLVVSLLWHALIVSPEIHPRAESSSMQQGWRKVVDALCNVVSASPAKAAIAVVVQASSNLRLWTVEDDDHGKKARRINERVVKVIAELMNSHENIQSLMIMASSSELLLRATDGIMIDEGASTLAQLEVLEAAARAVHPMLRWGEPGLAVAEGVVDVLKCRLDATARCISHPRARVRSLSNSVLHALVHVGSRCKHSATGIVGLKDAVDKCLELEARRRVEAGLPVNFVQAIAKELSCCTISS; encoded by the exons ATGCTTGTGTGCTTGCTTTGTTCAGATAAAGAGGTGTGTTTACATATGGCAACTTCAAATGAGAAGTGGATTGACAATGTCCAGTTTTCTTCCTTGTTCTCCCCACCTCCAAATGATGCACAGCAACACCAT GCTCAAGTTAGTAGCTATGTGGAGATGTTCATCTCAGAACAATTCCATCATGATTTAGAGGAG GCGATTCGAGGCCGGTATCCATGTAATGAGAAAACACTGTTTGATGATGTTTTAG CAGCATTGGTTGTTCACCACCCAGACCAAGGCTCTGGTGTCGTTGTCCCCATCATATCGTGCATCATCGATGGCTTGCTCGAATACCACAGCACCAATCCTCCCTTCCCTTCTTTCATCTCCCTGGTTCGCCCTGACAGCAAT GTGGATTCCGAGGAGTTGGTCCTTGCATACGGGGAGATACTACGAATCTTGACTCATTACAACCGGCCAGTTTACAGGAGACACACCAAGGGATCATCTTCATCTAATGAAGCCAGTTCTAGTTCGTGGTCGAGGCCATTGTCACCTTGGATCACTGACATGTTGCTCCAAGCACCTCTTGGCATCCGGACTCATTTCTTCCGCTG GTGTGGAGGCGTGGCCGGGACATACGCACCTACACAGCTCAAACAGGCTTCAACTG GGAAGCATCATGTGCTCATGACATCCACTCCGATATGGGCAGTGGCTAACGGCACTGCAGTTATACTCAGTGTATGCGACGAAGAAGTTGCTCGTTACCAGACTGCTACGCTGACAGAAGCTGCTGTGCAAGCAGTCTTGCTTCCACCCGAAACAGCCCCTAAGGACGAGCATCCCATAGCCGACCTACCAGCTCTCGAGCCCTACGCACGCCTCTTTCATCG ATACTACACGAGTTCAAGCCCGAGCGTGACCCAGAGGCTACTTCTGAGGCTGCTTGAAGCTCCACCATCATGGGCTCCTTATGCGCTCGAAGCAGCTGTGCAACTAGTGGAACTCCTTAGAGCAGCAGACCACCAAGCCTCAGACAACAAG CTTCCGAGGAATTGGATGTGCCTGTATTTCCTTCATGCAATCGGAATTGCAATGTCCATGGAAGGTCAAATTGCTGCGGACGCTGCTGCTGCTTTACTGTTTCGGATACTTTCCCAACCTTCTTTACTCTTTCCTCTGCAAAGCCAAGCTGGTGATGCTCATCATCTAACATTACCAGAACCAGACAAG CCAAGAGAGTTACCTACAGCAGAAGAGATTGCATCGATGCTTTGTGCGAACGGCCTTGAGGTGGAGCGGAGAATATGCATGATATGGGAAGCTGCTTATGGTTTGATCCCTCTAACTTCCTCCTCCACGGATCTTCCCATAATCGTGGCTGCGACTTCTCTGCAGCGGCCTATACTATCATGGAACTTGTACATTCCCCTTCTCAAAGTACTCGAGCATCTACCTCGTGGAAGTCCCTCTCAGAGCTCTCTGATGAAGATATTCGTTGCTACTGTCAAAGCAATCCTGAGTAGAACATTCCCGCCCGAGTCATGTAAAGAGCAGATTCAGAGAACAAGAAATGCGTACAAGACTCTAGTCGTTTGTGAGCTTCGAACAATAGTCCATTCTCTGTTCTTGGGGTCGTGTGCTTCTGTGGAGCTCACTTCCCGCCTTCTCTTTGCTGTGCTGACTGTCTGCGTGAGTCATGAAGAAGAGCTCGGTGGCAGCAGGAGACGTGGAGCTGAGGAAGGCGAAAAATTGGCAAGTAAAAGGGGGCCTATAGCAGCATTTGATTCATATGTTGTTGCTGCTGTCTGCGCTCTCTCGTGTGAGCTACATACATACACTCTCATTTCGTACCAGTTAGACGCCGGTGCCAAATGTAGGTCCATTGATCACACGCGACGAATACTAGCAGTTTTGGAAGCACTCATGTCTTCGGAGCTCTCTAGTATTGGCACATCATGGAGCTATACCTCAGATGATATAGTGGTCACTGTGATGGTTGCAGCTCACGTTTACGATCTATTTAGACGTTCCAAGGCCTGCAAGAAGGCTCTTTCGCTCATGATGAGGCGCAAGTGGGACAAGGAGATTCGTTCCCGAGCATCTTCCCTCTTCAAACTGATTGATGTCCAATGTAAAACTGTTGCATCCATAGTCGACAGAGCAGGGTCCCTGGAGGACTGGCTAGTGCACGGGATGGCTCCCCCTTTTCAGGGGAAGAAACGCAAGATGCATGCTGGCTGTTTTCACTTTGGATCCAGCCAGCCATCTTCGTTGTTATACGAAAATGTAGCTGGTTCTGAGGCTTTGAGCGTATGCGAGAAGGCTGAATCCAATTTTTCGACAGTGGAGGGGAAGATGGGCTTTAACTGCAGCAGGCAGGCTCTTAGATCCGTCCTCGCGGAGAAACAACAATTGTGCTTCTTGGTGGTTTCTTTGCTCTGGCACGCGTTGATTGTATCACCTGAAATCCATCCGAGAGCTGAGAGTTCGTCTATGCAGCAAGGGTGGAGGAAG GTGGTGGATGCTCTATGCAACGTCGTCTCAGCATCGCCAGCAAAAGCTGCAATCGCTGTTGTTGTTCAGGCAAGCAGTAACTTAAGGCTTTGGACTGTTGAAGACGACGATCATGGAAAAAAGGCACGGAGAATCAACGAGAGAGTAGTGAAAGTGATTGCTGAACTGATGAACAGCCATGAGAATATACAGTCATTGATGATCATGGCTAGTTCGTCCGAGCTTCTCCTCCGAGCAACTGATGGGATCATGATCGATGAAGGAGCATCCACATTGGCTCAACTTGAGGTGCTGGAAGCAGCGGCTAGAGCAGTTCACCCGATGCTCAGATGGGGGGAGCCCGGATTGGCAGTGGCGGAGGGTGTTGTAGACGTATTGAAG TGCCGCCTTGATGCAACTGCTCGTTGCATTTCTCATCCGAGGGCTCGTGTTCGATCCCTCAGCAACTCTGTGCTCCACGCACTGGTGCACGTTGGCTCAAGGTGCAAACACTCAGCTACAGGCATCGTTGGGTTGAAAGACGCCGTGGACAAGTGTTTGGAGTTGGAGGCTCGTAGGCGGGTCGAGGCAGGCTTGCCGGTGAACTTCGTCCAAGCCATTGCAAAGGAATTAAGCTGTTGCACCATATCCTCTTGA
- the LOC125221766 gene encoding protein GIGANTEA-like isoform X1, with amino-acid sequence MLVCLLCSDKEVCLHMATSNEKWIDNVQFSSLFSPPPNDAQQHHAQVSSYVEMFISEQFHHDLEEAIRGRYPCNEKTLFDDVLAALVVHHPDQGSGVVVPIISCIIDGLLEYHSTNPPFPSFISLVRPDSNVDSEELVLAYGEILRILTHYNRPVYRRHTKGSSSSNEASSSSWSRPLSPWITDMLLQAPLGIRTHFFRWCGGVAGTYAPTQLKQASTGKHHVLMTSTPIWAVANGTAVILSVCDEEVARYQTATLTEAAVQAVLLPPETAPKDEHPIADLPALEPYARLFHRYYTSSSPSVTQRLLLRLLEAPPSWAPYALEAAVQLVELLRAADHQASDNKLPRNWMCLYFLHAIGIAMSMEGQIAADAAAALLFRILSQPSLLFPLQSQAGDAHHLTLPEPDKPRELPTAEEIASMLCANGLEVERRICMIWEAAYGLIPLTSSSTDLPIIVAATSLQRPILSWNLYIPLLKVLEHLPRGSPSQSSLMKIFVATVKAILSRTFPPESCKEQIQRTRNAYKTLVVCELRTIVHSLFLGSCASVELTSRLLFAVLTVCVSHEEELGGSRRRGAEEGEKLASKRGPIAAFDSYVVAAVCALSCELHTYTLISYQLDAGAKCRSIDHTRRILAVLEALMSSELSSIGTSWSYTSDDIVVTVMVAAHVYDLFRRSKACKKALSLMMRRKWDKEIRSRASSLFKLIDVQCKTVASIVDRAGSLEDWLVHGMAPPFQGKKRKMHAGCFHFGSSQPSSLLYENVAGSEALSVCEKAESNFSTVEGKMGFNCSRQALRSVLAEKQQLCFLVVSLLWHALIVSPEIHPRAESSSMQQGWRKVVDALCNVVSASPAKAAIAVVVQASSNLRLWTVEDDDHGKKARRINERVVKVIAELMNSHENIQSLMIMASSSELLLRATDGIMIDEGASTLAQLEVLEAAARAVHPMLRWGEPGLAVAEGVVDVLKSYNVQCRLDATARCISHPRARVRSLSNSVLHALVHVGSRCKHSATGIVGLKDAVDKCLELEARRRVEAGLPVNFVQAIAKELSCCTISS; translated from the exons ATGCTTGTGTGCTTGCTTTGTTCAGATAAAGAGGTGTGTTTACATATGGCAACTTCAAATGAGAAGTGGATTGACAATGTCCAGTTTTCTTCCTTGTTCTCCCCACCTCCAAATGATGCACAGCAACACCAT GCTCAAGTTAGTAGCTATGTGGAGATGTTCATCTCAGAACAATTCCATCATGATTTAGAGGAG GCGATTCGAGGCCGGTATCCATGTAATGAGAAAACACTGTTTGATGATGTTTTAG CAGCATTGGTTGTTCACCACCCAGACCAAGGCTCTGGTGTCGTTGTCCCCATCATATCGTGCATCATCGATGGCTTGCTCGAATACCACAGCACCAATCCTCCCTTCCCTTCTTTCATCTCCCTGGTTCGCCCTGACAGCAAT GTGGATTCCGAGGAGTTGGTCCTTGCATACGGGGAGATACTACGAATCTTGACTCATTACAACCGGCCAGTTTACAGGAGACACACCAAGGGATCATCTTCATCTAATGAAGCCAGTTCTAGTTCGTGGTCGAGGCCATTGTCACCTTGGATCACTGACATGTTGCTCCAAGCACCTCTTGGCATCCGGACTCATTTCTTCCGCTG GTGTGGAGGCGTGGCCGGGACATACGCACCTACACAGCTCAAACAGGCTTCAACTG GGAAGCATCATGTGCTCATGACATCCACTCCGATATGGGCAGTGGCTAACGGCACTGCAGTTATACTCAGTGTATGCGACGAAGAAGTTGCTCGTTACCAGACTGCTACGCTGACAGAAGCTGCTGTGCAAGCAGTCTTGCTTCCACCCGAAACAGCCCCTAAGGACGAGCATCCCATAGCCGACCTACCAGCTCTCGAGCCCTACGCACGCCTCTTTCATCG ATACTACACGAGTTCAAGCCCGAGCGTGACCCAGAGGCTACTTCTGAGGCTGCTTGAAGCTCCACCATCATGGGCTCCTTATGCGCTCGAAGCAGCTGTGCAACTAGTGGAACTCCTTAGAGCAGCAGACCACCAAGCCTCAGACAACAAG CTTCCGAGGAATTGGATGTGCCTGTATTTCCTTCATGCAATCGGAATTGCAATGTCCATGGAAGGTCAAATTGCTGCGGACGCTGCTGCTGCTTTACTGTTTCGGATACTTTCCCAACCTTCTTTACTCTTTCCTCTGCAAAGCCAAGCTGGTGATGCTCATCATCTAACATTACCAGAACCAGACAAG CCAAGAGAGTTACCTACAGCAGAAGAGATTGCATCGATGCTTTGTGCGAACGGCCTTGAGGTGGAGCGGAGAATATGCATGATATGGGAAGCTGCTTATGGTTTGATCCCTCTAACTTCCTCCTCCACGGATCTTCCCATAATCGTGGCTGCGACTTCTCTGCAGCGGCCTATACTATCATGGAACTTGTACATTCCCCTTCTCAAAGTACTCGAGCATCTACCTCGTGGAAGTCCCTCTCAGAGCTCTCTGATGAAGATATTCGTTGCTACTGTCAAAGCAATCCTGAGTAGAACATTCCCGCCCGAGTCATGTAAAGAGCAGATTCAGAGAACAAGAAATGCGTACAAGACTCTAGTCGTTTGTGAGCTTCGAACAATAGTCCATTCTCTGTTCTTGGGGTCGTGTGCTTCTGTGGAGCTCACTTCCCGCCTTCTCTTTGCTGTGCTGACTGTCTGCGTGAGTCATGAAGAAGAGCTCGGTGGCAGCAGGAGACGTGGAGCTGAGGAAGGCGAAAAATTGGCAAGTAAAAGGGGGCCTATAGCAGCATTTGATTCATATGTTGTTGCTGCTGTCTGCGCTCTCTCGTGTGAGCTACATACATACACTCTCATTTCGTACCAGTTAGACGCCGGTGCCAAATGTAGGTCCATTGATCACACGCGACGAATACTAGCAGTTTTGGAAGCACTCATGTCTTCGGAGCTCTCTAGTATTGGCACATCATGGAGCTATACCTCAGATGATATAGTGGTCACTGTGATGGTTGCAGCTCACGTTTACGATCTATTTAGACGTTCCAAGGCCTGCAAGAAGGCTCTTTCGCTCATGATGAGGCGCAAGTGGGACAAGGAGATTCGTTCCCGAGCATCTTCCCTCTTCAAACTGATTGATGTCCAATGTAAAACTGTTGCATCCATAGTCGACAGAGCAGGGTCCCTGGAGGACTGGCTAGTGCACGGGATGGCTCCCCCTTTTCAGGGGAAGAAACGCAAGATGCATGCTGGCTGTTTTCACTTTGGATCCAGCCAGCCATCTTCGTTGTTATACGAAAATGTAGCTGGTTCTGAGGCTTTGAGCGTATGCGAGAAGGCTGAATCCAATTTTTCGACAGTGGAGGGGAAGATGGGCTTTAACTGCAGCAGGCAGGCTCTTAGATCCGTCCTCGCGGAGAAACAACAATTGTGCTTCTTGGTGGTTTCTTTGCTCTGGCACGCGTTGATTGTATCACCTGAAATCCATCCGAGAGCTGAGAGTTCGTCTATGCAGCAAGGGTGGAGGAAG GTGGTGGATGCTCTATGCAACGTCGTCTCAGCATCGCCAGCAAAAGCTGCAATCGCTGTTGTTGTTCAGGCAAGCAGTAACTTAAGGCTTTGGACTGTTGAAGACGACGATCATGGAAAAAAGGCACGGAGAATCAACGAGAGAGTAGTGAAAGTGATTGCTGAACTGATGAACAGCCATGAGAATATACAGTCATTGATGATCATGGCTAGTTCGTCCGAGCTTCTCCTCCGAGCAACTGATGGGATCATGATCGATGAAGGAGCATCCACATTGGCTCAACTTGAGGTGCTGGAAGCAGCGGCTAGAGCAGTTCACCCGATGCTCAGATGGGGGGAGCCCGGATTGGCAGTGGCGGAGGGTGTTGTAGACGTATTGAAG AGTTATAATGTGCAGTGCCGCCTTGATGCAACTGCTCGTTGCATTTCTCATCCGAGGGCTCGTGTTCGATCCCTCAGCAACTCTGTGCTCCACGCACTGGTGCACGTTGGCTCAAGGTGCAAACACTCAGCTACAGGCATCGTTGGGTTGAAAGACGCCGTGGACAAGTGTTTGGAGTTGGAGGCTCGTAGGCGGGTCGAGGCAGGCTTGCCGGTGAACTTCGTCCAAGCCATTGCAAAGGAATTAAGCTGTTGCACCATATCCTCTTGA